ATATTATTGTGCGTCGTGCCCAAAAGGATGAAAAACTGGTTTCTTTAGACGGTGTGGAGCGTACCTTGCAGCCAGATATGTTGGCCATTACCGATGCCGCAGGCGCGGTGGCTGTGGCCGGTGTGATGGGAGGCCTGGATAGTGAAGTAACAGATAGCACAGTAAATGTGCTGATTGAAGCAGCTTACTTCCATCCCATTAGTGTCCGTCGCACCTCCAAAGCTCTGGGTTTACGTTCTGAATCATCCATGCGTTTTGAAAAGGGCATTGATATTAATGGCTGTCTGAGGGCAGCCAACCGGGCAGCGGAATTGATGCAGCAGTTAGCCGGTGGTACTATCGCTGCCGGAGCAATTGATAATTTCCCCAATCCCATCACGGAAAAAACCATTCAGTTACGTCCCAGCCGGGTTAACTGGATGTTGGGATTGGAGGTTCCCCGGCAGGATATAGTGGAGATTATGCAGCGTTTACAGTTTCGGGTACAGGAGCAGGGGGAAGATCTTTTGGTTACCGTTCCCACCTTCCGGCCTGATATTACCGGTGAGTGGGATCTGGTGGAAGAGGTGGCCAGGCTCTATGGCTATAACCGCATTCCTGAGACCTTACCCACCGGCAATACCACCCAGGGAAGCCGTACTGACGAGCAACAGTTAAAATGGGACATTAGGAAAGTGATGACTGGCTGTGGTTTCTATGAGGTAGTTACCTACAGCTTTGTGCATCCCCGCATCTTTGATTTAATGAATCTGCCAGCGGACAGTAAGTTCCGTAATGTCATCAAACTGCAGAATCCCCTTAGCGAGGAACAGTCAGTTATGCGTACTGTACTGGTACCCAGTTTATTGGAAGTCCTGCAGCGCAACGTCAATCGCCGGGTGCAAAACGGTGCTGTTTTTGAGATTGCTCGTGTCTTCTACCCTGTGGAAGGTCAGCCCTTACCTGAGGAAGTACCTGTTTTGGCTGCGGTGGCCATTGGCAGTACTCCCAAGACCTGGAATCAGGCCGCTCGCCCCATGGATTTCTTCTTTATCAAAGGGGTGGCGGAGCAACTGCTGGCATCTTTAGGCGTAGTGGACGCAACCTTTAGCCGGCATCAAGACCCCAGTTTCCACCCTGGCCGTTGTGCCAAAATTGAGGTCAAGGGTGAGCTTCTGGGTGTATTAGGGGAACTACATCCCAATGTTATTGAAAATTACGATCTGCCTGGCCGTGCCGTGGCGATGAAACTGGATCTAAACCAGCTGGTTGCCACTCACCGCCCGGTGAAGCAATACCAGGGTTTAACCAAGTTTCCTGAGGTGGAGCGGGATTTGGCTGTCTTGGTGAAGCAGGAAGTGGCAGCCGGCGAAATGCTGAGCATTATTGAAAAGGCCGGTGGTAACCTGTTAAAGGCAGTGGATATTTTTGACGTCTACCAGGGAACCCAAGTACCGGAAGGTTTCAAAAGCGTGGCCTTCTCCATGAAGTTTCAAGCCTCGGACAGAACCCTTACCGATGAGGAGATTAATGACAAAATGCAGCGCATAATCAAGTCGCTGACCGCCCAAACAGGAGCAGAGTTAAGGAAATAGCCAAAACGGAAGTGTCGCAGAACTAAGGTTTTGCGACACTTCCGTTTTTGGGGCCGTCAGCCATCAGCCATCGGCCGTCGGCTAAAATATTGGCCATTGGCCATCGGCCGTTAGCCATTGGCTTAGTTGGATTAAACCTGGTACTCGTTGCACATTCCCCTGAAGAGGGAGCTTTATTGAGCCCCATCGCTGGGGAGAACACTGCAAAAGGGGTACTTTGATAATATGAAAATAAGCACCACTATTAACTTCTAGTGGTGCTTTTATCATGCCTGGCATAAATGTAGTAGGTCTTAGCACAATTTAGGTGTTTTGCAGTGCTCTCCTGAAGGGTCTGGCCGCGCAACGACAGGGGGAGTTATGTGGGTTTTTATTCACTCCCTCTGGCGGCTACGCCACCACCTACACGATAGGTAGGCTCTTAAAAGGCCAATCCTTTAAAGCCGATGGTTGATGGCCGATGGCCGACGTCCAGTTC
This region of Desulforamulus ferrireducens genomic DNA includes:
- the pheT gene encoding phenylalanine--tRNA ligase subunit beta, which translates into the protein MQVSYQWLKDYVEIDITPQELAEKLTLAGLAVDVVKELGAEIEKVVTGRLLKIERHPNADKLVVCTVDVGQEEPLQIVTGATNVKEGQVVPVALEGAKLAGGLQIKRSKLRGVESRGMLCSGQELGMETKLLSPDMAHGILILPEDVPIGLDAKEVLGLTDWVLELDLTPNRGDALNMIGVARDVAAILKKELKIPVPKIVEGEERTEELAKVDILDADLCRRYVARVVKGVKIGPSPIWLQNRLRAAGVRPISNIVDVTNYVMLELGQPLHAFDYDKLAEHHIIVRRAQKDEKLVSLDGVERTLQPDMLAITDAAGAVAVAGVMGGLDSEVTDSTVNVLIEAAYFHPISVRRTSKALGLRSESSMRFEKGIDINGCLRAANRAAELMQQLAGGTIAAGAIDNFPNPITEKTIQLRPSRVNWMLGLEVPRQDIVEIMQRLQFRVQEQGEDLLVTVPTFRPDITGEWDLVEEVARLYGYNRIPETLPTGNTTQGSRTDEQQLKWDIRKVMTGCGFYEVVTYSFVHPRIFDLMNLPADSKFRNVIKLQNPLSEEQSVMRTVLVPSLLEVLQRNVNRRVQNGAVFEIARVFYPVEGQPLPEEVPVLAAVAIGSTPKTWNQAARPMDFFFIKGVAEQLLASLGVVDATFSRHQDPSFHPGRCAKIEVKGELLGVLGELHPNVIENYDLPGRAVAMKLDLNQLVATHRPVKQYQGLTKFPEVERDLAVLVKQEVAAGEMLSIIEKAGGNLLKAVDIFDVYQGTQVPEGFKSVAFSMKFQASDRTLTDEEINDKMQRIIKSLTAQTGAELRK